One segment of Falco peregrinus isolate bFalPer1 chromosome 4, bFalPer1.pri, whole genome shotgun sequence DNA contains the following:
- the GK gene encoding glycerol kinase isoform X2, with product MAASDRMVLGPLVGSIDQGTSSTRFLVFNAKTAELLSHHQVEIQQKFPKEGWVEQDPKEILKSVHECVERTCEKLQQLNIDITNIRAIGVSNQRETTVVWDKTTGEPLYNAIVWLDLRTQSTVERLLKRIPGKNKAFFKFRTGLPLSTYFSAVKLRWLLDNVEEIKQAVDDGRAMFGTIDSWLIWSLTGGKNGGVHCTDVTNASRTMLFNIHSLEWDPELCQFFDIPMEILPKVRSSSEIYGLMKSGALTGVPISGCLGDQSAALVGQMCFQNGQAKNTYGTGCFLLCNTGQKSVFSEHGLLTTIAYKLGRDKPVCYALEGSVAIAGAVVRWLRDNLGIVKTSQEVEKLAAEVGTSYGCYFVPAFSGLYAPYWEPSARGIICGLTQFTNKNHIAFAALEAVCFQTREILDAINKDCGIPLNQLQVDGGMTNNKVLMQLQSDILCIPVVKPSMPETTALGAAMAAGAAEGVGIWSLNPGDLTAVTCERFEPQINPEESEFRYARWKKAVLKSMGWETSEAPSNGTGK from the exons gtttttaatgcaaaaacaGCAGAGCTCTTGAGTCACCATCAAGTTGAGATACAGCAGAAATTCCCTAAAGAAGG GTGGGTGGAACAAGATCCAAAGGAAATACTAAAGTCTGTCCATGAATGTGTGGAGAGGACCTGTGAGAAACTGCAACAACTGAACATAGACATCACTAACATAAGAG CCATTGGAGTCAGCAATCAGAGAGAAACAACAGTGGTTTGGGACAAGACAACTGGAGAACCTCTTTATAATGCTATTG TGTGGCTTGACCTTAGAACCCAGTCAACAGTTGAACGGCTTCTTAAAAGAATtccagggaaaaataaagccttttttaAG tttagGACTGGTCTTCCACTTAGCACTTATTTTAGTGCAGTGAAACTTCGGTGGCTTTTGGATAATGTGGAGGAGATTAAGCAAGCAGTTGATGATGGAAGAGCTATGTTTGGCACTATCGATTCATGGCTTATATGG agtTTGACAGGTGGAAAGAATGGAGGCGTTCACTGTACAGACGTAACCAATGCCAGTAGAACAATGTTGTTCAACATTCATTCCTTGGAATGGGATCCTGAGCTCTGCCA GTTCTTTGACATTCCTATGGAAATACTCCCAAAAGTACGAAGCTCCTCTGAGATTTATGGCCTGATG AAATCTGGAGCTTTGACAGGTGTACCAATTTCTGGG TGCTTGGGTGACCAGTCTGCTGCTCTTGTTGGgcaaatgtgttttcaaaatggGCAGGCAAAAAATAC GTATGGAACAGGATGTTTCTTGCTGTGCAATACAGGTCAGAAG TCTGTGTTTTCTGAGCATGGTCTTCTAACCACAATAGCTTACAAACTAGGCAGAGACAAACCTGTTTGTTATGCACTAGAG ggATCTGTTGCAATAGCTGGTGCTGTTGTTCGTTGGCTGAGGGACAATCTAGGTATCGTTAAGACTTCACAGGAAGTTG AAAAACTGGCCGCGGAAGTGGGGACTTCTTACGGCTGCTACTTTGTGCCAGCATTTTCAGGACTGTATGCACCATACTGGGAACCCAGTGCAAGGGG taTTATCTGTGGCCTTACTCAgtttacaaataaaaaccacatCGCCTTTGCTGCACTAGAAGCAGTCTGCTTTCAAACACGAGAG ATTTTAGATGCCATAAACAAGGACTGTGGGATACCACTAAATCAGTTACAAGTAGATGGAGGAATGACCAATAACAAAGTTCTCATGCAACTCCAGTCAGACATTCTCTGTATTCCAGTAG TAAAGCCATCAATGCCTGAAACAACAGCTCTAGGAGCTGCTATGGCAGCAGGAGCCGCGGAAGGAGTTGGAATTTGGAGTCTGAATCCTGGAGATTTGACAGCAGTGACATGTGAACGATTTGAACCACAGATCAACCCAGAAG AAAGTGAATTTCGCTATGCCAGATGGAAGAAAGCTGTGTTGAAATCTATGGGCTGGGAGACATCTGAAGCTCCTTCAAATG GTACTGGTAAATGA
- the GK gene encoding glycerol kinase isoform X1, giving the protein MAASDRMVLGPLVGSIDQGTSSTRFLVFNAKTAELLSHHQVEIQQKFPKEGWVEQDPKEILKSVHECVERTCEKLQQLNIDITNIRAIGVSNQRETTVVWDKTTGEPLYNAIVWLDLRTQSTVERLLKRIPGKNKAFFKFRTGLPLSTYFSAVKLRWLLDNVEEIKQAVDDGRAMFGTIDSWLIWSLTGGKNGGVHCTDVTNASRTMLFNIHSLEWDPELCQFFDIPMEILPKVRSSSEIYGLMKSGALTGVPISGCLGDQSAALVGQMCFQNGQAKNTYGTGCFLLCNTGQKSVFSEHGLLTTIAYKLGRDKPVCYALEGSVAIAGAVVRWLRDNLGIVKTSQEVEKLAAEVGTSYGCYFVPAFSGLYAPYWEPSARGIICGLTQFTNKNHIAFAALEAVCFQTREILDAINKDCGIPLNQLQVDGGMTNNKVLMQLQSDILCIPVVKPSMPETTALGAAMAAGAAEGVGIWSLNPGDLTAVTCERFEPQINPEESEFRYARWKKAVLKSMGWETSEAPSNGDTSIFCSLPLGFFIMSSMIMLIGAKYVSGTGK; this is encoded by the exons gtttttaatgcaaaaacaGCAGAGCTCTTGAGTCACCATCAAGTTGAGATACAGCAGAAATTCCCTAAAGAAGG GTGGGTGGAACAAGATCCAAAGGAAATACTAAAGTCTGTCCATGAATGTGTGGAGAGGACCTGTGAGAAACTGCAACAACTGAACATAGACATCACTAACATAAGAG CCATTGGAGTCAGCAATCAGAGAGAAACAACAGTGGTTTGGGACAAGACAACTGGAGAACCTCTTTATAATGCTATTG TGTGGCTTGACCTTAGAACCCAGTCAACAGTTGAACGGCTTCTTAAAAGAATtccagggaaaaataaagccttttttaAG tttagGACTGGTCTTCCACTTAGCACTTATTTTAGTGCAGTGAAACTTCGGTGGCTTTTGGATAATGTGGAGGAGATTAAGCAAGCAGTTGATGATGGAAGAGCTATGTTTGGCACTATCGATTCATGGCTTATATGG agtTTGACAGGTGGAAAGAATGGAGGCGTTCACTGTACAGACGTAACCAATGCCAGTAGAACAATGTTGTTCAACATTCATTCCTTGGAATGGGATCCTGAGCTCTGCCA GTTCTTTGACATTCCTATGGAAATACTCCCAAAAGTACGAAGCTCCTCTGAGATTTATGGCCTGATG AAATCTGGAGCTTTGACAGGTGTACCAATTTCTGGG TGCTTGGGTGACCAGTCTGCTGCTCTTGTTGGgcaaatgtgttttcaaaatggGCAGGCAAAAAATAC GTATGGAACAGGATGTTTCTTGCTGTGCAATACAGGTCAGAAG TCTGTGTTTTCTGAGCATGGTCTTCTAACCACAATAGCTTACAAACTAGGCAGAGACAAACCTGTTTGTTATGCACTAGAG ggATCTGTTGCAATAGCTGGTGCTGTTGTTCGTTGGCTGAGGGACAATCTAGGTATCGTTAAGACTTCACAGGAAGTTG AAAAACTGGCCGCGGAAGTGGGGACTTCTTACGGCTGCTACTTTGTGCCAGCATTTTCAGGACTGTATGCACCATACTGGGAACCCAGTGCAAGGGG taTTATCTGTGGCCTTACTCAgtttacaaataaaaaccacatCGCCTTTGCTGCACTAGAAGCAGTCTGCTTTCAAACACGAGAG ATTTTAGATGCCATAAACAAGGACTGTGGGATACCACTAAATCAGTTACAAGTAGATGGAGGAATGACCAATAACAAAGTTCTCATGCAACTCCAGTCAGACATTCTCTGTATTCCAGTAG TAAAGCCATCAATGCCTGAAACAACAGCTCTAGGAGCTGCTATGGCAGCAGGAGCCGCGGAAGGAGTTGGAATTTGGAGTCTGAATCCTGGAGATTTGACAGCAGTGACATGTGAACGATTTGAACCACAGATCAACCCAGAAG AAAGTGAATTTCGCTATGCCAGATGGAAGAAAGCTGTGTTGAAATCTATGGGCTGGGAGACATCTGAAGCTCCTTCAAATG GTGACACTAGTATCTTCTGTAGTCtgcctttggggttttttattatgaGTAGCATGATAATGTTAATCGGAGCAAAGTACGTCTCAG GTACTGGTAAATGA